A part of Amycolatopsis lurida genomic DNA contains:
- a CDS encoding ATP-binding protein, whose protein sequence is MDERPSSLLGEARRDAGLTQEELAERTGLTVRSISNIERGRVARPRRHSVEALALGLALQGEQASRFVRHYCPDAVSPTRTPVVSVPAQLPSGITSFIGRQREIDALDALRAEGAGGGVVVAVLEGMAGVGKTSLAVQWAQRVKHDFPDGQLFANLRGYGPGAPADPGEVLRSFLRALGVPVADVPADLDDRAASLRSVLADRSVLLVLDNARSADQVRPLLPGHAGCAVVVTSRAALHGLTISADAHRVPVPPLTEQESFSLLDRLAGPGRRFADRTALADMVSGCGGLPLALRIVGERLAHNRNLANVASSMRPAGDRLAALTTEEKTTSLPSVLSWSYDALPGDVASALRLLGLHPGPHWDTVAAAALLGTDPPETRRLLDALVDSHLLLGHRADGRFEFHDLVRDYARGRAGEEPAQRRSAALRRLAEHCVAGAADAAGSMTTGDPNRRPLLTPITENVMFTGADEAATWLAAELPTLIAVAEQSSVTGETYARDLSTVLWQALRMHGHYGALRTLHRLALTEAQGAGDAVGTQQALVDLAAICARLGHFDEAVTHLTRCLDVDGSPVGTGRALNTLGTVYAQLGRYADAADHLREAVTVSQETGDRLNEGRSLSNLGFIHERRGELDAALGCYRRCLTISESICDRLSEAISLHNLGDVYRALGRWTEAHDHLHRSLTVSRAEGHREAEGYALAYLGLVHLRQGDAAAARLHQEAALDIAVATGIRPLETLVHNGLADSALACGDRSAALAHYTRAADLARLTSEPHEEARALTGIAATHDDAGDPDKARPFRERARTLHDAMGTAMVVS, encoded by the coding sequence ATGGACGAGCGGCCGAGTTCGTTGCTGGGTGAGGCGCGGCGGGACGCCGGGCTCACCCAGGAGGAGTTGGCGGAACGCACCGGGCTGACGGTACGAAGCATCAGCAACATCGAACGCGGCCGGGTCGCCCGGCCGCGGCGCCATTCGGTGGAGGCACTGGCGCTGGGGCTGGCTCTCCAGGGCGAGCAGGCGAGCCGCTTCGTGCGGCACTACTGCCCGGACGCGGTGTCGCCCACGAGAACGCCGGTCGTTTCGGTGCCCGCGCAACTGCCTTCGGGCATCACGTCGTTCATCGGGCGGCAGCGGGAGATCGACGCGCTCGACGCCCTCCGCGCCGAGGGGGCGGGCGGGGGCGTCGTCGTGGCGGTGCTGGAGGGCATGGCCGGGGTCGGCAAGACCTCCCTGGCCGTGCAGTGGGCGCAGCGGGTCAAACACGACTTCCCCGACGGGCAGCTGTTCGCGAACCTGCGTGGCTACGGGCCGGGTGCGCCCGCCGACCCGGGTGAGGTGCTGCGGTCGTTCCTGCGGGCGCTCGGCGTGCCCGTGGCGGACGTGCCCGCCGACCTCGACGACCGGGCCGCGTCGCTGCGCAGTGTGCTGGCCGACCGTTCGGTGCTCCTCGTGCTGGACAACGCGCGCTCGGCGGATCAGGTCCGGCCACTGCTGCCCGGCCACGCGGGCTGCGCGGTGGTGGTGACGAGCCGCGCGGCACTGCACGGGCTGACGATCAGCGCCGACGCGCACCGGGTGCCGGTGCCGCCGCTGACCGAGCAGGAGTCGTTCTCCCTGCTCGACCGGCTGGCGGGCCCCGGACGGAGGTTCGCCGACCGCACCGCGCTCGCCGACATGGTGTCGGGGTGCGGCGGTCTGCCACTCGCCCTGCGCATCGTCGGTGAGCGGCTCGCGCACAACCGGAACCTGGCGAACGTGGCGTCCTCGATGCGTCCGGCCGGGGACCGGCTCGCCGCGCTGACCACCGAAGAGAAGACCACCTCGCTGCCCTCCGTGCTGTCCTGGTCCTACGACGCGCTGCCCGGCGACGTGGCCTCGGCCCTGCGTCTGCTCGGGCTCCATCCCGGCCCGCACTGGGACACCGTCGCCGCGGCGGCGCTACTGGGCACGGATCCGCCGGAGACCCGCAGGCTCCTCGACGCACTCGTCGACAGCCACCTACTGCTCGGGCACCGCGCGGACGGCCGGTTCGAATTCCACGACCTGGTCCGCGACTACGCGCGCGGCCGCGCCGGCGAGGAACCGGCGCAACGGCGTTCGGCGGCCCTGCGCCGCCTCGCCGAGCACTGTGTGGCCGGGGCGGCCGACGCGGCCGGGTCGATGACCACGGGCGACCCCAACCGAAGACCGCTGCTCACCCCGATCACCGAGAACGTCATGTTCACCGGCGCCGACGAAGCGGCGACCTGGCTGGCGGCGGAGCTGCCCACCTTGATCGCCGTCGCGGAACAGTCGTCGGTCACCGGCGAAACCTACGCCCGCGACCTCTCGACCGTGCTGTGGCAGGCGTTGCGGATGCACGGTCACTACGGCGCCCTGCGCACATTGCACCGTCTCGCGCTCACCGAGGCACAGGGGGCGGGCGACGCCGTCGGCACCCAGCAGGCGCTCGTCGACCTGGCCGCGATCTGCGCCAGGCTCGGCCATTTCGACGAGGCGGTGACGCATCTGACCCGCTGCCTCGACGTCGACGGAAGCCCGGTCGGCACCGGCCGCGCGCTGAACACCCTCGGCACCGTGTACGCGCAGCTGGGCCGGTACGCCGACGCGGCGGACCACCTGCGCGAGGCGGTCACGGTTTCCCAGGAGACCGGCGACCGCCTCAACGAGGGACGCTCGCTGTCCAACCTCGGCTTCATCCACGAACGCCGGGGCGAACTCGACGCCGCTCTCGGCTGCTATCGGCGCTGCCTGACCATCTCCGAGAGCATCTGCGACCGGCTGAGCGAGGCGATCTCGCTGCACAATCTCGGGGACGTGTACCGCGCGCTGGGCCGGTGGACGGAAGCCCACGACCACCTCCACCGGTCGCTGACCGTGAGCAGGGCCGAGGGGCACCGGGAGGCCGAAGGGTACGCGCTGGCCTATCTCGGGCTGGTGCACCTCCGGCAGGGCGACGCGGCCGCGGCCCGCCTGCATCAGGAGGCGGCGCTCGACATCGCGGTGGCGACCGGCATCCGGCCGCTGGAGACCCTCGTGCACAACGGGCTCGCGGACAGCGCGCTGGCGTGCGGTGACCGGTCGGCCGCGCTGGCGCACTACACGCGGGCCGCCGATCTCGCCCGGCTCACCAGCGAACCGCATGAGGAGGCCCGCGCGCTGACCGGGATCG
- a CDS encoding helix-turn-helix domain-containing protein, translating into MTQGVHITLPGRQATVLLLDANRVAGLDPALEATTPAEERPARFGKLLRSHRRSLGATQRLLAARSTVSVRAIRDLEHGRVSRPRRDTVRLIAAGLGLTGQARADFERAAAASRSTASP; encoded by the coding sequence GTGACTCAAGGTGTTCACATCACCCTGCCCGGCAGGCAAGCGACCGTGCTGCTGCTCGACGCGAACCGGGTGGCCGGCCTCGACCCCGCGCTGGAGGCGACGACCCCGGCGGAGGAGAGGCCGGCCCGCTTCGGCAAGTTGCTGCGGAGCCACCGGCGCAGTCTCGGCGCGACCCAGCGGCTCCTCGCCGCCCGTTCCACCGTCAGTGTCCGAGCGATCAGAGACCTCGAGCACGGCCGGGTCAGCAGGCCACGCCGCGACACGGTCCGGCTCATCGCGGCCGGTCTCGGCCTGACCGGCCAGGCTCGCGCCGACTTCGAACGGGCAGCGGCTGCGTCGAGAAGCACGGCCTCACCCTGA
- a CDS encoding peptidase inhibitor family I36 protein, whose product MRRSMVGLLGVALALGSTLLATPSAQAATARNGVCEDGEFCLYYNSDQQGSVSDFDGSVGNYGTGADCYHFLGAGAGKGLCVRNNAASVWNRRDAVVTVFFKSGWTGPIDSFTHGAKGNLTSTYNENVGHMLGLAGNDWLETGLYHSDSGRITSYFDGYVNTSGRHEGIDFARGFGVPVYSMTQGTVIRKTEGRNGSGGLSTLAIYNRDQDFTIIYLHLNPSNGLAVGEFVRRGRQIGTEEYRGAGSTHTHVEYRPGRHESASDSTGDPVLDNPSPSLFWRNHGYNICCG is encoded by the coding sequence TTGAGAAGATCGATGGTCGGACTGCTCGGTGTGGCACTGGCGTTGGGCAGCACTCTCCTGGCCACCCCCTCGGCACAGGCCGCGACGGCACGGAACGGCGTCTGCGAAGACGGCGAGTTCTGTTTGTACTACAACAGCGATCAGCAGGGATCGGTCAGCGATTTCGACGGGTCGGTCGGTAACTACGGCACGGGCGCCGACTGCTATCACTTCCTCGGTGCGGGCGCGGGGAAGGGCCTGTGCGTGAGGAACAACGCGGCCTCGGTGTGGAACCGGAGGGACGCGGTGGTCACCGTGTTCTTCAAGAGCGGCTGGACCGGCCCGATCGACTCGTTCACGCACGGCGCCAAGGGCAACTTGACCTCGACGTACAACGAAAACGTCGGGCATATGCTCGGCCTGGCGGGGAACGACTGGCTGGAGACCGGGCTGTACCACAGCGATTCCGGCCGCATCACCTCCTATTTCGACGGCTATGTGAACACGTCGGGCAGGCACGAGGGGATCGACTTCGCGCGCGGTTTCGGTGTTCCCGTGTACTCCATGACCCAGGGCACCGTGATCAGGAAGACCGAAGGCAGGAACGGCAGCGGCGGCTTGTCCACGCTGGCGATCTACAACCGGGATCAGGATTTCACGATCATCTACCTGCACCTCAATCCGTCGAACGGGCTCGCGGTCGGTGAGTTCGTCCGCCGTGGCAGGCAGATCGGCACCGAGGAGTACCGCGGCGCCGGCTCCACGCATACGCACGTCGAGTACCGGCCGGGCAGGCACGAGAGCGCGTCGGACAGCACCGGCGATCCGGTTCTCGACAACCCGAGCCCGTCGTTGTTCTGGCGGAACCACGGTTACAACATCTGCTGCGGATGA
- a CDS encoding STAS domain-containing protein, whose translation MSTFLESPPAKHHARTSPGRPPATGTASVRSPDPGGSLRLTVIRPDPATAVIEVGGELVAATAPRLAHLLGPRLTSALRTVVIDLSAVTSLDTIGLGVLVHAWHQAAVTGRALKLVTGPGGVKRALENAGLDTRA comes from the coding sequence GTGTCGACCTTCCTCGAATCACCCCCAGCGAAGCACCACGCCCGCACCTCACCCGGGCGGCCACCGGCCACCGGCACGGCCTCGGTTCGATCGCCGGATCCCGGCGGATCGCTCCGTCTCACGGTCATCCGGCCCGATCCCGCGACGGCCGTCATCGAGGTCGGCGGCGAACTCGTCGCCGCCACCGCTCCACGGCTCGCCCATTTGCTCGGCCCACGGTTGACGTCCGCTCTGCGCACCGTGGTGATCGACCTTTCCGCCGTCACCTCCCTCGACACCATCGGTCTCGGCGTCCTGGTCCACGCCTGGCATCAGGCGGCCGTCACCGGGCGCGCCCTGAAGCTGGTCACCGGGCCGGGAGGCGTGAAGCGTGCCCTGGAGAACGCCGGCCTGGACACCCGTGCCTGA
- a CDS encoding SDR family oxidoreductase, giving the protein MNGHEAAPAPLPTEAERPRRAVVTGSDSGIGRAVAVALAKDGLDVGITYHSDADGAQSTAAEVREQGVAAHVRRLDLTELPGAASVIDALAEDLGGIDVLVNCAGTGSAERAIDMSYDRWRQVLDVDLDGVFLCAQRAARQMVDAAHGGRIITITSVHEHVPRVGAAPYCAAKAGAGALTQVLALELAEHGITVNSVAPGEISTPMTGQTDADPREQERPGIPLGRTGHAGEVAAAVAFLARPAAGYITGASLVVDGGLMLMGAQAGTAYPAHDWRSP; this is encoded by the coding sequence GTGAACGGTCATGAAGCCGCCCCCGCCCCACTGCCCACCGAGGCTGAGCGCCCGCGGCGCGCCGTCGTCACTGGCTCCGATTCGGGGATCGGCCGCGCGGTGGCCGTCGCCCTCGCCAAGGACGGTCTCGACGTCGGCATCACCTATCACTCCGACGCGGACGGCGCGCAATCCACCGCCGCCGAGGTGCGTGAACAGGGCGTGGCAGCGCACGTACGCCGGCTCGACCTGACAGAACTGCCCGGCGCGGCGAGTGTCATCGACGCCCTCGCCGAGGACCTCGGCGGAATCGACGTCCTGGTCAACTGCGCGGGGACCGGCAGCGCCGAACGGGCGATCGACATGTCCTACGACCGCTGGCGCCAGGTGCTGGACGTCGACCTCGACGGGGTGTTCCTCTGCGCCCAGCGCGCGGCGCGGCAGATGGTCGACGCCGCGCACGGCGGCCGGATCATCACCATCACCAGCGTCCACGAGCACGTTCCCCGCGTGGGCGCGGCGCCGTACTGCGCGGCGAAGGCAGGCGCGGGCGCGCTCACCCAGGTGCTGGCTTTGGAACTGGCGGAACACGGGATCACGGTGAATTCCGTCGCGCCCGGCGAGATCTCCACCCCGATGACCGGGCAGACCGACGCGGACCCTCGCGAGCAGGAACGGCCCGGTATCCCCCTCGGCCGGACCGGGCACGCCGGGGAGGTCGCGGCGGCGGTGGCGTTCCTCGCGCGGCCCGCCGCCGGTTACATCACCGGCGCGTCACTCGTCGTGGACGGCGGCCTGATGCTGATGGGTGCCCAGGCGGGGACCGCCTACCCCGCTCACGACTGGCGCTCGCCATGA
- the ligD gene encoding DNA ligase D encodes MLAKPDGGRLRVGPEWAYEYKLDGYRACMRVAADGTTVLTSRNGIDFTDEFPDLAGVLTEALDGRSAVLDGEVVVYNDAGQIDFGMLQERRGRYQTHRSSVRREEPFEDVPVRFLAFDLLRLGGISLLAEPYDERRRRLTRLPMPDPYRVEVVRGFTFTDLAADRRTPWHLLEHVKASGHEGLIAKLRTAAYTPGRRSDAWAKHPLIQTTEVIVCGYRPGQGRLHGRMGGLLLGAHDPDTGDLVYLGDVGTGFTEAERGRLQARLDALERKRPPFAVAPPRADTARARWVKPVLVGEVVFRQFTRGAGRLRHTSWRGLREDKPPAEVLAPRREVISAAGSRTEAPSPDDHVKAGPVAGEQPVASPTRGTKITVQAGERRLTLSNLDKVLYPDGFTKGEVINYYSRIAPALLPHLACRPVTFIRFPDGVGGEQFFEKNVPHGAPGWLPTVRIARGGTRGPGEPITYALLDELAAVVWAANMAALELHVPQWTVADDGTRRPPDRLVFDLDPGPGTSIVHCCRVAERLYDALAEDGLSPLAKTSGSKGMQLYCAVTTGDPAAPSAYAKKLAQRLARETPDRVTAVMAKAQRTGRVFIDWSQNNPAKTTVAPYSLRGRDRPTVSTPVTWDEVRACRRATQLVFTADDVLDRVDEYGDLLAELDDTRAALP; translated from the coding sequence ATGCTGGCCAAGCCCGATGGTGGCCGGCTGCGTGTGGGACCGGAGTGGGCGTACGAGTACAAGCTCGACGGCTACCGGGCGTGCATGAGGGTCGCCGCCGACGGCACGACGGTCTTGACCAGTCGCAACGGGATCGACTTCACCGACGAGTTCCCGGACCTCGCCGGGGTGCTCACCGAGGCCTTGGACGGGCGGAGCGCCGTGCTGGACGGTGAGGTCGTCGTCTACAACGACGCGGGCCAGATCGACTTCGGGATGTTGCAGGAGCGCCGCGGCCGCTATCAGACCCATCGCAGTTCTGTTCGCCGCGAGGAGCCGTTCGAGGACGTGCCGGTCCGGTTCCTGGCCTTCGACCTGCTGCGGCTCGGCGGCATCTCCTTGCTGGCCGAGCCGTACGACGAACGGCGCCGCCGGCTGACGCGACTTCCGATGCCGGACCCGTACCGGGTGGAAGTGGTGCGCGGGTTCACCTTCACCGACCTCGCCGCCGACCGCCGGACTCCGTGGCATCTGCTCGAGCATGTGAAGGCCAGTGGCCACGAAGGTTTGATCGCGAAGCTTCGCACCGCCGCCTACACCCCGGGCCGCCGCAGCGACGCCTGGGCGAAACACCCGCTGATCCAGACGACCGAGGTGATCGTCTGCGGTTACCGGCCGGGGCAGGGACGGCTGCACGGAAGAATGGGCGGGCTGTTGCTGGGCGCCCACGACCCGGACACCGGCGACCTGGTCTACCTCGGTGACGTCGGCACCGGGTTCACCGAGGCCGAACGCGGCCGCCTGCAGGCCCGGCTCGACGCACTGGAGCGGAAACGGCCCCCGTTCGCCGTGGCGCCGCCCCGGGCCGACACCGCGCGGGCGCGCTGGGTGAAACCGGTCCTGGTGGGCGAGGTGGTGTTCCGGCAGTTCACCCGCGGCGCGGGCCGCCTGCGGCACACCTCGTGGCGCGGGCTGCGCGAGGACAAACCTCCCGCCGAGGTCCTGGCACCGCGGCGGGAAGTGATTTCCGCCGCCGGGTCTCGAACCGAGGCGCCTTCTCCGGACGACCACGTGAAGGCAGGGCCGGTGGCCGGGGAACAGCCCGTGGCGTCGCCGACGAGGGGAACGAAGATCACCGTACAGGCCGGTGAGCGGCGGCTGACACTGTCCAATCTGGACAAGGTCCTGTACCCGGACGGGTTCACCAAGGGCGAGGTCATCAACTACTACTCCCGGATCGCGCCGGCCCTGCTGCCGCATCTGGCCTGCCGTCCGGTGACGTTCATCCGGTTCCCCGACGGGGTCGGCGGTGAACAGTTCTTCGAAAAGAACGTCCCGCACGGGGCGCCTGGGTGGTTGCCGACCGTCCGGATCGCGCGCGGCGGCACCCGTGGGCCGGGGGAGCCGATCACGTACGCGTTGCTGGACGAACTGGCCGCCGTGGTGTGGGCGGCGAACATGGCCGCGCTCGAACTCCACGTTCCACAATGGACTGTCGCCGACGACGGTACCCGCCGTCCGCCGGACCGCCTGGTGTTCGATCTCGACCCCGGCCCGGGAACCTCGATCGTGCACTGCTGCCGCGTCGCCGAACGGCTGTACGACGCACTGGCGGAAGACGGACTGTCCCCGCTGGCGAAGACATCCGGTTCGAAGGGCATGCAGCTCTACTGCGCCGTCACCACCGGCGACCCCGCGGCTCCGTCGGCCTATGCCAAGAAACTCGCGCAGCGCCTGGCCCGCGAGACACCGGACCGGGTGACCGCCGTGATGGCCAAAGCACAGCGGACCGGGCGGGTGTTCATCGACTGGTCACAGAACAACCCCGCCAAGACCACGGTGGCGCCGTACTCGCTGCGCGGCCGCGACCGTCCCACCGTCTCGACCCCCGTCACCTGGGACGAGGTCCGCGCCTGCCGCCGCGCGACACAGCTGGTGTTCACCGCCGACGACGTGCTCGACCGCGTCGACGAATACGGTGACCTGCTCGCCGAACTCGACGACACCCGGGCCGCTCTGCCATGA
- a CDS encoding potassium channel protein, which translates to MSFVLARLLARWVMQQGWLLPVVVVVFVFATSWPLMVLAEPAGSELVQPGNYWWYFVVTAATVGYGDFSPETTAGHFVGAYVIIGGIATLTTVFTKLASRLEQAKGRRMQGMEAVRASGHTLLIGYTAGRTERIVGQLIADGVTGLVLCASDEVQIHPMPSQPVDFVRGEPTAADVLARAAVGAASTILVDMGDDNEALAVAVTVDHANRSAHVVVTLRDMEKSELVRYVDPRIKCVQWHTPRMVTEELTSPGITEVYSELMTAGGAGTYSVGLPESLGRLSTEKCRIALGRAFGATVLAARTGDDLVVNPSWDGDLPAGSVLYYVGPRRLTDAEIETALRGLGRFARE; encoded by the coding sequence GTGTCGTTCGTCTTGGCGCGGCTGCTGGCCCGCTGGGTGATGCAGCAGGGCTGGCTGCTTCCCGTCGTCGTGGTCGTCTTCGTCTTCGCGACCAGCTGGCCGCTGATGGTGCTGGCCGAACCCGCGGGAAGTGAGCTCGTCCAGCCGGGGAATTACTGGTGGTATTTCGTGGTCACGGCCGCGACGGTCGGATACGGCGATTTTTCGCCGGAGACCACCGCGGGGCATTTCGTCGGGGCCTATGTCATCATCGGCGGGATCGCGACGCTCACCACGGTGTTCACCAAGCTCGCTTCGAGGCTCGAACAGGCGAAGGGACGGCGGATGCAGGGGATGGAAGCCGTGCGGGCGAGCGGGCACACGCTCCTGATCGGCTACACGGCAGGCCGCACCGAGCGCATCGTCGGGCAACTCATCGCCGACGGCGTCACCGGACTCGTCCTGTGCGCGAGCGACGAAGTGCAGATTCATCCCATGCCGTCGCAGCCGGTGGACTTCGTCCGTGGTGAGCCGACCGCGGCCGACGTGCTCGCCAGGGCCGCGGTCGGGGCGGCGAGCACCATCCTGGTCGACATGGGCGACGACAACGAGGCACTGGCCGTCGCGGTGACCGTCGACCACGCGAACCGGTCGGCGCATGTCGTGGTGACGTTGCGGGACATGGAGAAGTCCGAGCTCGTCCGCTACGTGGATCCGCGGATCAAGTGCGTGCAGTGGCACACGCCGCGGATGGTCACGGAAGAACTGACCTCCCCGGGAATCACCGAGGTCTACTCCGAGCTGATGACGGCAGGCGGGGCTGGGACGTACTCGGTGGGCCTGCCCGAGTCGCTGGGGCGGCTGAGCACCGAGAAATGCCGGATCGCACTGGGCCGCGCTTTCGGTGCCACGGTGCTGGCCGCCCGGACCGGCGACGATCTGGTGGTCAATCCTTCGTGGGACGGCGATCTCCCGGCCGGATCAGTGCTCTACTACGTCGGCCCTCGGCGCCTCACCGACGCGGAAATCGAAACGGCTCTGCGAGGCCTCGGCCGTTTCGCCCGGGAGTGA
- a CDS encoding sensor histidine kinase produces MNPTTAAAGTDPFVHPALFYRGQDDYLAGTVPFIRQGLDGGEPVAVSVPGPNLELLRAALGKDAERVRLLDMTVEGRNPGRIIPGVLRAFADAHPAQRVRIIGEPIWAERSELEYPACAQHEALINPAFTGREVTILCPYDVTRLDARALTDAEATHPLLIDSTGERISAGYDPDRIINGYNTPLPDPAPTGPAAYTTLDAVTGDAVSLAEARAMARGQAMRAGLTDDRVGDVELVVAELLANSVDHGGGQGRLSVWTETGSLVCEVRDTGRLTDPLAGRRPASAGQLRGRGLLLINHLADLVRLHTGPQGTTVRACFATA; encoded by the coding sequence ATGAATCCGACCACGGCGGCCGCGGGCACCGACCCCTTCGTCCATCCCGCGCTGTTCTACCGCGGGCAGGACGACTACCTGGCGGGCACGGTTCCCTTCATCCGGCAAGGCCTGGACGGCGGTGAACCCGTCGCGGTCTCGGTACCGGGCCCCAACCTGGAGTTGCTGCGGGCCGCACTGGGCAAGGACGCCGAGCGGGTCCGGCTGCTGGACATGACCGTGGAAGGCCGCAATCCCGGCCGGATCATCCCCGGCGTCCTCCGTGCGTTCGCCGACGCTCACCCCGCTCAGCGCGTCCGCATCATCGGCGAACCCATCTGGGCCGAACGGTCCGAGCTGGAATATCCGGCGTGCGCACAGCACGAGGCACTGATCAATCCGGCGTTCACCGGCCGCGAAGTCACCATCCTCTGCCCCTACGACGTCACCCGCCTCGACGCCCGCGCCCTGACCGACGCCGAAGCCACCCATCCCCTCCTGATCGACTCCACCGGCGAGCGCATCAGCGCCGGCTACGACCCCGACCGCATCATCAATGGCTACAACACCCCGCTGCCGGATCCAGCCCCGACCGGACCCGCCGCGTACACCACTCTCGACGCCGTCACCGGCGACGCCGTCTCCCTGGCCGAAGCCCGTGCAATGGCCCGCGGTCAGGCAATGCGGGCCGGGCTCACCGACGACCGGGTGGGAGACGTCGAACTCGTGGTCGCCGAACTGCTCGCCAACAGCGTGGACCACGGCGGCGGGCAAGGACGGCTCAGCGTCTGGACGGAGACCGGCAGTCTGGTCTGCGAAGTCCGCGACACCGGCCGGCTGACCGATCCGCTGGCCGGACGGCGGCCCGCCTCCGCGGGGCAGCTACGTGGCCGCGGACTCCTGCTGATCAACCACCTGGCCGACCTCGTACGCCTCCACACCGGGCCTCAGGGCACCACCGTTCGCGCCTGTTTCGCCACCGCATAG
- a CDS encoding VOC family protein, which yields MSVTPYVMVDSAKAYRRFLEAAFKAEVSNVIPLPEDPERMVHAEARIGTGVVFFADSGAGGMRCLKSPSDPVHVQLWATVPDPEDVFARAVEAGAKPAAPITAQDDGSWMGGFVDPFGTLWWLSTNTPG from the coding sequence ATGTCGGTGACGCCCTATGTGATGGTGGACAGCGCGAAGGCCTACAGGCGGTTCCTGGAAGCCGCGTTCAAGGCCGAGGTGTCGAACGTGATCCCGCTGCCGGAGGATCCGGAGCGGATGGTGCACGCCGAAGCGCGGATCGGGACCGGTGTGGTGTTCTTCGCCGACTCCGGGGCCGGAGGGATGCGCTGCCTGAAGTCTCCGTCGGACCCGGTGCACGTCCAGTTGTGGGCCACCGTGCCGGATCCCGAAGACGTCTTCGCGCGGGCGGTCGAGGCGGGCGCGAAGCCGGCCGCGCCGATCACGGCACAGGACGACGGCAGCTGGATGGGCGGCTTCGTCGACCCGTTCGGGACGTTGTGGTGGCTCAGCACGAACACGCCGGGCTGA
- a CDS encoding PadR family transcriptional regulator, producing MSTVRLLVLGAVRRRGRAHGYQVRSDLESWGAHEWATATSGSVYHALKAMTGQDLLVLHETVPSEAGGPPRMEYEITAKGEQSYFTLLRKALASRDPRLDMLAAAVGLIEDLTRAEAIDLLRQRAEAMRQWRASITAHLPPDADLDSWGPVGEVVGLWLHTAGHRVEWTDRLLRRLEEGVYRMAGEE from the coding sequence GTGTCGACGGTTCGCCTGTTGGTTCTGGGCGCGGTCCGGCGGCGTGGCCGCGCCCATGGTTACCAGGTTCGTTCCGACCTGGAATCGTGGGGAGCGCACGAATGGGCGACGGCGACCTCGGGTTCGGTCTACCACGCGCTCAAGGCCATGACAGGACAGGACCTGCTCGTTCTCCACGAGACCGTTCCCAGTGAGGCGGGCGGCCCGCCGCGAATGGAATACGAGATCACCGCGAAGGGCGAACAGAGCTACTTCACCTTGCTCCGCAAGGCACTCGCCAGCCGCGATCCCCGGCTGGACATGCTCGCCGCCGCGGTGGGCCTCATCGAGGACCTGACCCGCGCCGAGGCGATCGACCTGCTCCGGCAACGCGCCGAGGCGATGCGGCAGTGGCGGGCGAGCATCACCGCGCATCTGCCGCCGGACGCCGACCTCGACAGCTGGGGCCCGGTCGGCGAGGTCGTCGGGCTGTGGCTGCACACCGCCGGGCATCGCGTCGAATGGACCGACCGGCTGCTCCGGCGTCTGGAGGAGGGCGTCTACCGGATGGCGGGCGAGGAGTAG
- a CDS encoding ArsR/SmtB family transcription factor translates to MRYPLDRDLHLRGRGIRLVPSYFCWDTPVALADEDLPPVLGFPVSHEHEPAPLPKHLATLLGRTRAAVLYAVAGCPTSGELADRLGVSAAAVSRHTTVLRDAGLITSRRHGAVVLHHLTPAGAALLG, encoded by the coding sequence GTGCGCTACCCCCTCGATCGCGATCTCCATCTTCGCGGTCGCGGCATCCGGCTCGTCCCGTCCTACTTCTGCTGGGACACCCCGGTCGCCCTCGCCGACGAAGACCTTCCCCCGGTCCTCGGCTTCCCGGTGTCCCACGAGCACGAGCCCGCGCCCCTGCCGAAACATCTGGCCACTCTGCTCGGCCGGACCCGCGCCGCCGTCCTGTACGCGGTGGCCGGCTGCCCCACCAGCGGCGAACTCGCCGACCGGCTCGGCGTTTCGGCGGCCGCGGTTTCGCGGCACACCACGGTGCTCCGCGACGCCGGACTGATCACCAGCCGTCGTCACGGAGCCGTGGTGCTGCATCACCTCACGCCGGCGGGCGCCGCGCTCCTTGGCTGA